A part of Brassica rapa cultivar Chiifu-401-42 chromosome A05, CAAS_Brap_v3.01, whole genome shotgun sequence genomic DNA contains:
- the LOC103866921 gene encoding BON1-associated protein 2-like isoform X2 translates to MEMPINGSVRFLSIEVLYRTSGGADKNVGFAKIPVTDFMGGFAPQGHLNFLSYRLRDEYGDKSGIINVSIMVKPDGNNIKYSTPSPLVVATRDYAACSSQAAVNGQMWRPKTSSSMAVGAGYGGREVTGVPVWFNKNNQ, encoded by the exons ATGGAGATGCCTATAAACGGCAGTGTAAGGTTTCTCTCCATTGAAGTATTATATCGTACAAGTGGTGGTGCCGATAAGAACGTTGGGTTCGCGAAGATTCCGGTGACGGATTTCATGGGAGGATTTGCTCCTCAAGGGCATTTGAACTTTTTGAGTTACAGGTTGAGAGACGAGTATGGTGACAAAAGCGGTATCATTAACGTGTCGATAATGGTGAAACCCGACGGTAACAATATTAAATATTCTACGCCATCTCCTTTGGTGGTGGCTACGAGGGATTATGCAGCGTGTAGTTCTCAGGCTGCGGTGAATGGTCAAATGTGGAGACCAAAGACATCTTCCTCAATGGCTGTGGGCGCTGGTTATGGCGGTCGTGAAGTAACAGGAGTTCCTGTTTGGT TTAACAAGAACAATCAGTAG
- the LOC103866921 gene encoding BON1-associated protein 2-like isoform X1 has translation MSYSTMKRSLEIELISAEGLKVDRKPVKRKTFCIVRIDQKTRVCKLDESGGSCPTWKDKIEMEMPINGSVRFLSIEVLYRTSGGADKNVGFAKIPVTDFMGGFAPQGHLNFLSYRLRDEYGDKSGIINVSIMVKPDGNNIKYSTPSPLVVATRDYAACSSQAAVNGQMWRPKTSSSMAVGAGYGGREVTGVPVWCTYQQSS, from the coding sequence ATGTCATATTCAACAATGAAACGTTCATTAGAGATAGAGTTAATCTCAGCGGAAGGACTCAAGGTTGATAGAAAACCGGTGAAGAGAAAGACATTCTGCATCGTCAGAATAGATCAGAAGACTCGGGTTTGTAAACTTGATGAATCAGGTGGGAGTTGCCCCACTTGGAAAGATAAAATCGAGATGGAGATGCCTATAAACGGCAGTGTAAGGTTTCTCTCCATTGAAGTATTATATCGTACAAGTGGTGGTGCCGATAAGAACGTTGGGTTCGCGAAGATTCCGGTGACGGATTTCATGGGAGGATTTGCTCCTCAAGGGCATTTGAACTTTTTGAGTTACAGGTTGAGAGACGAGTATGGTGACAAAAGCGGTATCATTAACGTGTCGATAATGGTGAAACCCGACGGTAACAATATTAAATATTCTACGCCATCTCCTTTGGTGGTGGCTACGAGGGATTATGCAGCGTGTAGTTCTCAGGCTGCGGTGAATGGTCAAATGTGGAGACCAAAGACATCTTCCTCAATGGCTGTGGGCGCTGGTTATGGCGGTCGTGAAGTAACAGGAGTTCCTGTTTGGTGTACGTATCAACAGTCgtcttaa